The following proteins are encoded in a genomic region of Tenebrio molitor chromosome 7, icTenMoli1.1, whole genome shotgun sequence:
- the Dcr-2 gene encoding endoribonuclease Dicer codes for MADEDKFTPRNYQVELMETAVENNTIIYLPTGAGKTFIAIMVLKRLSEPLSRPYSANGKISFILVNSVALVDQHAKYVRDHTVCTVGTYTGEMNLDCWRRDEWEVEFNKYQVIIMTSQILVNLINNNFIDLEKVNLIVFDECHRGVDDQPMRQVMKTFHSCLEPPRILGLTATLLNGNCKLGKVMDEVRALETTYHSKVATVDGLDAVVGYSTNPQERFKYCEPNSLSSVDKAVIDRLHKIIDTLGFVKIDNCNNNQNFLADNLKPLEPVDLLKRLKNLVADLIIHVEMLGTFGGYKACIAHMIQVERIKKHCQDNLLFIVLNYVMTMLGWAKAVLKKSMDDYYGVDKIRKFSSDKVVKLFEILEEYKADPSSEELCCLIFVKRRFTAKVIHHILRSLKEVDQSFNYLKSNFMVGNKNNPYNDTRENLFIMKKNREVLDGFVNKEINVLVSSNVLEEGIDIPKCTLVIKFDKVEDYRSYIQSKGRARHKSSIYYTIVERVESKKFFEKYEEFQRIEALLNDLLIGKNYERESPSKADIVNMYNEDEVEPYYVNGPNSAQVNMTSAVSLLCRYCSSLSCDQYTTYAPEWYIEEQNNILGNKVRVVIRLPIVCPITEPIMGRYMTNKKNAKRAAALEACIQLHKCGELDNNLLPLKKEFNEEDVSYLFEHWPSEREPEAGNKKKKRLYDREIAACVQGEIQENQTLYLHVIKLNPLYKRQDDFNQAIVYDLYKTMLCFGFLTPHPLPDLCKFPIFDSNGSIEVDIKINVKQRTFTREQMMAIREFHYLIFNDLLEILKPFLIFDNSGKKSEMLLVAPVQDVFDVDVDFDVIHKHNALKNKSLEPSCSERLNLRVTEEAYLHKIVSPWYRSQPTMYVVTRVCLDKNALSSFPNQDYSTFVSYYEDKHSRKILNPSQPLLIVKGLAARLNAFKPRGREGKKKREKRYEELEEYLIPELVVKQDFPSCLWIQARFLPSILSRVAYILKLQQLQDRIAREIRANEKYLRNCPPLQLDVHLLNYVPNDLQLITPTDTSISMTDGSSLPLEAPGALLTQQHNKDFAMKMLEAEYSWRSIEEPKDIEREIGVTVMDIEYYETFIAQKTSKQTRLLKNESPVKNQNLLAIAYDKKFEEKELQILAIRFDNQCPNLCDFYKAMTAAEANDIVNLERLETLGDSFLKLISSLYIYFKFPNYNEGKSTTLKGKIVSNKNLYYLAIKKSLGGILKNSDLSPRDEWVPPCFCIPQMINNSIKNREYSVNSLFNCNISPTEQITGNLTRRTLDDMIHEAITVDEENSYASMCSFLNKQYVSDKSMADSVEALLGAHFQSGGIRGGIKFVEWIGILPASENVQNLIESSVVDPILDKNATLANVNFHLPQWQEFEKRLGYHFNNRAFLLQALTHSSYSPNRVTQSYERLEFIGDAILDFLITCYIYEHCGVLNPGEVTDLRSALVNNNTFASLVVRCGFHKFLLMINLKLQGHIDKFAEYLATKNHVIDDEVLILLEEKDLNMAEYVDVPKVLGDVFEALAGAVYLDSNKDLKTVWRVFYKIMWKEIDLFSKNVPKNVIRRLYECHTAYPTFSKAIELENKKTMVSLDFMCEGRKKRVYGFGTNKIMAKRAAAKIALRSLKV; via the exons ATGGCGGACGAGGATAAATTTACTCCAAGAAACTATCAGGTTGAATTAATGGAAACAGCTGTTGAAAACAACACGATCATTTATCTGCCCACCGGGGCAGGTAAAACATTTATAGCAATCATGGTCTTGAAGCGTTTGAGTGAGCCTTTATCCAG ACCTTACAGCGCCAACggaaaaatttcttttattcttGTAAACTCAGTGGCTTTGGTAGACCAACACGCAAAATATGTCAGAGATCATACTGTTTGTACAGTAGGCACATACACGGGAGAGATGAATTTGGATTGTTGGCGAAGAGATGAATGGGAGgtagagtttaataaataccAAGTCATTATCATGACCAGTCAGATTTTAGTAAATCtcatcaataataatttcattg ATTTAGAAAAGGTGAATCTGATAGTTTTTGATGAGTGTCATAGAGGTGTTGATGATCAGCCCATGCGGCAAGTAATGAAAACATTTCATAGTTGTCTAGAACCACCAAGAATTTTAGGACTGACAGCCACATTATTGAACGGAAATTGTAAATTGGGCAAAGTAATGGACGAAGTTAGAGCCTTGGAAACAACATATCACAGCAAAGTGGCTACGGTTGATGGATTAGATGCAGTTGTTGG CTACTCGACAAATCCGCAAGAACGGTTCAAGTACTGTGAACCAAACAGTCTTTCTTCAGTTGACAAAGCAGTGATCGATCGATTGCACAAAATTATAGATACTCTAGGCTTtgttaaaattgataattgcAACAAtaaccagaattttttggcAGATAATTTAAAACCGTTGGAACCAGTAGACCTGTTAAAAAGACTGAAAAATCTGGTCGCCGATTTGATAATTCACGTAGAAATGTTGGGCACGTTTGGGGGTTACAAAGCTTGCATAGCGCATATGATACAAGTGGAACgtataaaaaaacattgtcaGGATAATCTCCTCTTCATcgttttaaattacgtcatgACGATGTTGGGGTGGGCAAAAGCTGTTCTCAAGAAATCGATGGATGATTACTACGGCGTTGacaaaatacggaaattttcatCAGATAAAGTTGTGAAATTGTTTGAAATACTGGAGGAGTACAAAGCCGACCCTTCATCAGAAGAGCTTTGTTGTTTGATTTTCGTAAAAAGGAGATTTACTGCGAAAGTAATTCATCATATTCTACGAAGTCTGAAAGAGGTCGATCAATCTTTTAATTACTTAAAGAGTAACTTCATGGTCGGAAACAAAAACAACCCCTACAACGACACACGTGAAAATTTGTtcattatgaaaaaaaatagggaaGTACTCGACGGCTTTGTAAACAAAGAAATCAACGTACTAGTCAGTTCCAACGTGTTGGAGGAAGGTATCGACATACCCAAATGCACACTAGTCATAAAATTTGATAAAGTCGAAGACTACAGATCTTACATACAATCCAAAGGAAGAGCTAGACACAAGTCTAGTATATACTACACAATAGTGGAGCGCGTGGAatcaaaaaagttttttgaaaagtacGAAGAATTTCAAAGAATTGAAGCCTTGTTAAATGAC CTGCTAATCGGAAAAAATTACGAGAGGGAAAGTCCGAGCAAAGCCGACATTGTCAATATGTATAACGAGGACGAAGTTGAACCCTATTACGTAAACGGCCCTAACTCTGCCCAAGTAAACATGACATCGGCTGTTTCTCTCTTGTGCCGATATTGCAGCAGTCTGTCATGTGATCAGTACACAACTTACGCACCTGAATGGTACATAGAAGAACAGAACAACATACTTGGCAACAAAGTTCGAGTAGTGATACGTTTGCCCATCGTGTGCCCAATTACAGAACCGATCATG GGTCGCTACATGACCAACAAGAAAAATGCCAAGAGAGCAGCCGCATTAGAGGCGTGCATCCAGTTGCATAAATGCGGCGAACTTGACAATAATTTGTTGCCTTTAAAAAAAGAGTTCAACGAAGAGGATGTGTCGTATCTTTTCGAACATTGGCCGAGTGAACGCGAACCGGAAGCAGgtaacaagaagaaaaagagATTGTATGACAGAGAG ATCGCCGCGTGTGTGCAAGGTGAAATTCAAGAAAATCAAACACTTTACTTGCACGTAATAAAACTGAATCCGTTGTACAAAAGACAAGATGATTTTAATCAAGCGATCGTCTATGATCTCTACAAAACCATGTTGTGTTTCGGTTTCTTGACACCACACCCTTTGCCGGATCTGTGTAAATTTCCCATATTCGATTCCAACGGTAGTATCGAAGTTGATATTAAAATCAACGTAAAACAAAGAACTTTCACACGCGAACAAATGATGGCGATACGAGAATTCcactatttaattttcaacgatCTCCTGGAGATTCTCAAACCGTTTTTGATCTTTGATAACAGCGGAAAAAAATCGGAAATGTTATTGGTTGCTCCAGTCCAAGACGTTTTTGATGTTGACGTAGACTTTGACGTCATCCATAAACATAATGCATTGAAAAACAAGAGCCTCGAGCCGTCTTGCTCTGAACGACTTAATCTGCGCGTAACGGAAGAAGCGTATTTGCATAAGATTGTCTCGCCGTGGTACAGATCCCAACCGACA ATGTATGTGGTTACCAGGGTATGCTTGGATAAAAATGCGTTGAGCAGCTTTCCCAATCAAGATTACAGCACTTTTGTATCGTATTACGAAGATAAACACTCTCGTAAGATACTGAACCCTTCTCAGCCACTATTGATAGTCAAAGGTCTCGCCGCAAGACTTAACGCTTTTAAACCGAGAGGTCGCGAAGGTAAGAAAAAGAGAGAGAAGCGTTACGAAGAACTAGAAGAGTATTTAATACCCGAGTTGGTGGTGAAACAAGATTTTCCATCGTGTCTCTGGATCCAGGCTAGATTTCTACCAAGCATTCTGTCGCGTGTCGCGTATATATTGAAATTGCAGCAATTGCAAGATCGGATTGCTCGTGAGATACGAGCCAACGAGAAATATCTGCGAAATTGCCCCCCGTTGCAGCTGGATGTTCATCTTTTGAACTATGTTCCTAACGATCTACAACTTATAACGCCAACTGATACGTCCATCTCGATGACTGATGGTAGTAGTCTTCCATTAGAAGCTCCGGGAGCGCTCCTGACCCAACAACACAATAAAGATTTCGCTATGAAGATGCTAGAGGCGGAGTATTCTTGGCGAAGTATCGAGGAACCGAAAGATATCGAACGCGAAATTGGCGTTACCGTTATGGATATCGAGTATTACGAAACGTTTATAGCCCAAAAGACGTCCAAACAAACTAGGCTGTTAAAGAACGAGAGTCCAGTGAAAAATCAAAACCTGCTGGCAATTGCTTATGACAagaaatttgaagaaaaagaGTTGCAAATCTTGGCCATACGATTTGATAACCAATGTCCGAATTTATGCGATTTTTATAAAGCGATGACGGCAGCCGAGGCAAACGATATAGTTAATTTAGAACGTTTGGAGACATTGGGcgattcatttttgaaattgataTCGTCGCTGTACATATActttaaatttccaaattacAACGAAGGAAAATCTACGACTCTCAAAGGAAAAATTGTGAGCAACAAGAATTTGTATTATttggcaattaaaaaaagtttgggtGGCATTTTGAAGAACAGCGATCTGTCCCCGAGGGATGAATGGGTACCACCCTGTTTTTGTATTCCGCAGATGATCAACAACAGCATCAAGAATAGAGAATATTCAGTTAATTCACTATTCAATTGTAACATATCTCCGACAGAACAAATAACGGGTAATTTAACGAGAAGGACTTTGGATGACATGATCCACGAAGCAATAACTGTTGATGAGGAAAATTCGTATGCCAGCATGTGTAGTTTTTTGAATAAACAATATGTCAGTGACAAGAGCATGGCAGATTCCGTCGAAGCGCTTTTGGGGGCGCACTTTCAGAGTGGAGGCATCAGAG GTGGCATAAAATTTGTGGAATGGATTGGAATTTTACCAGCTTCCGAAAATGTGCAAAACTTGATCGAATCATCAGTGGTGGACCCAATTCTTGACAAAAACGCCACCCTGGCCAATGTAAACTTCCACTTGCCACAGTGGCAAGAGTTCGAAAAACGTTTGGGCTATCATTTCAATAATCGCGCGTTTTTGCTACAAGCACTCACACATTCCTCCTATTCCCCAAATCGAGTAACTCAGAGCTACGAGCGTTTAGAATTTATCGGTGATGCAATTCTTGACTTTTTAATAACCTGTTACATATACGAACATTGCGGCGTTTTGAATCCGGGAGAAGTCACGGACTTACGATCGGCGTTAGTGAACAATAATACTTTTGCAAGTTTGGTTGTTCGATGCGGTTTCCATAAGTTTTTGTTAATGATTAATCTCAAATTACAAGGACATATTGATAAATTTGCCGAATATCTCGCCACAAAGAACCACGTAATCGATGACGAGGTGTTGATTTTACTAGAAGAGAAAGACCTGAACATGGCCGAATATGTGGATGTGCCTAAG GTTTTGGGTGATGTTTTC